In the Haloferula helveola genome, one interval contains:
- a CDS encoding YfbK domain-containing protein, whose translation MNDDTNQPLEPVGDDALEARIVAWVLGEASPFEAAELEKQVEEDPELKLFVRRIRMLDGLVAENGENKPDADWRLPEAKRWQVMKLLGEDDESKKKTRRRSMPWWSVAAALVVLTVAFWGAMAGMGRVGNSVEMSPEMIVAYSAAAADEQAQVEVTREFHYNTEYEPPELPNGTSNSPRFSRQSGAATDGWKEDSLAAMEGVETNDSISLGSIAYRSRDAEVAEQSIDGILPAPQKPAIVLERDKDAPVASNTVAPAAVPVPEPEAVEEPSIVFSDGDGFGNGWGVTGGGGGGFNTNSTDEKNWKMNSGDAGRPGQVGGGVAAEKGVPLLGDIPVGGRLFGEDESKDGEPGGDRFYSGTAGNVNAPADPEGSVASGPAVDPFYGVNGGTSDGNSNVAGDPFGDANMDDFVTGLENGRGRAAKDRPEPPPAPATLPTEEVRYKIDDSGPVPTTRLANPVPDQDGRTAGRGGEVPHARGMIVDRIPPVTGQPEPPAENAEGLVQFQKERQAENKKVRELDSTMALGIELERLERAVPDAGLVDGRNGALAGGNAPDDSKPVSGSGNISGYSKLVEQEMLRRQLSVAESDRKRDDARDAYSRGEYDEARERYRESLEVLPDAPLMEDRKGFLKQSLADAEVASAEESRRMGRYEEAEQLLDSALKRDPGNEYAKRAKEALQDPIRTNPAMTGKHDEQIEAVRSSLVEAEGKMELGDLDGARTDYEDALKVDPYNMSARRGLEKVGEAQSSYYRAAYDQTRAELLSQVDASWEMTVPPVEGEKREVAQAAQLQKLNEIVIPEVDFKNVSVAEALDTLKAKALEADPSGEGINLFLKTPDRLPENDMELGGGSEADSRISELRLRNVPLGEALNYVAEASRMRWFADDHSVVVKPATEAGEDLQTRTFEVAPDFIARLATETESTAGVIVDDPFAAPTDSAALQGRTSVRDLLVRNGVHLGPDSSVQYFPENSTLLVRGTGTSLELVEELTKLHPVPEPVIEPLDLMEEVSAADEPYSTFSLHVSDSSFKVAAAAMERGEIPDKEGIRPEEFYNAFDYGDPSPANGEPVACVIEQSAHPAFPQRNLMRVAVRTGAAGRGQSTPLNLTLLLDNSGSMERDDRAAGVGQAVEQLASLLQPGDKISVAGFARQPRLLADRLDGSNAAQLNGLVAQLPAEGGTNLEDALTLGSELATRQFIDGAQNRVVLFTDGAANLGDADPESLNRKVEELRNNGIAFDAAGFGADGLNDRLLERLTRNGNGRYYVVDTPEEADAGFAKKLAGAFRPAAENVKVQVVFNPDRINLYKLIGFEEHRLKKEDFRNDAVDAAEMASEEAGVALYQFEVKPEGRGEVGEVRVRFRDAATGRMVERNWTIPYDPQAPAFDRAAPSLQLAGLAAFTAERLRDAPMAAAVDFRELAPVVGNVAAKYTGAEPVEKLNRMIGQLR comes from the coding sequence ATGAACGACGACACGAACCAGCCACTGGAACCGGTGGGAGACGACGCGCTTGAGGCGCGGATCGTCGCCTGGGTTCTTGGCGAGGCTTCGCCGTTCGAGGCGGCTGAGCTCGAGAAGCAGGTCGAAGAGGATCCGGAACTGAAGCTGTTTGTCCGGAGGATCCGCATGCTCGACGGCCTCGTGGCCGAGAATGGGGAGAACAAACCAGACGCGGATTGGCGCCTGCCCGAGGCGAAACGCTGGCAGGTGATGAAGCTGTTAGGCGAGGACGACGAATCGAAGAAGAAGACCAGGCGTCGGAGCATGCCATGGTGGTCGGTCGCCGCCGCGCTGGTAGTCCTGACGGTCGCGTTCTGGGGGGCGATGGCGGGAATGGGTCGGGTGGGAAACTCGGTGGAGATGAGTCCGGAAATGATTGTCGCCTACTCGGCGGCAGCCGCTGACGAGCAAGCGCAGGTCGAGGTCACTCGTGAGTTCCACTACAATACGGAATACGAACCACCCGAGCTGCCTAATGGCACCTCCAATTCGCCTCGATTCTCCAGGCAGTCGGGAGCGGCGACGGACGGTTGGAAAGAGGATTCGCTTGCCGCAATGGAGGGAGTGGAGACCAACGATTCGATCTCTTTGGGTTCGATCGCCTATCGGTCACGAGATGCCGAGGTCGCCGAGCAGTCGATCGACGGGATCCTGCCGGCTCCGCAGAAGCCCGCGATTGTCTTGGAGCGCGACAAGGACGCGCCGGTCGCCTCGAACACCGTCGCGCCTGCCGCCGTTCCCGTTCCCGAACCGGAAGCGGTTGAGGAACCCAGCATCGTCTTCAGCGATGGCGACGGTTTTGGGAACGGGTGGGGTGTCACCGGTGGCGGTGGCGGAGGTTTCAATACCAATTCCACCGACGAGAAGAACTGGAAGATGAATTCCGGTGATGCAGGGCGTCCCGGGCAGGTCGGAGGGGGCGTCGCCGCTGAAAAAGGTGTCCCGCTCCTCGGAGATATTCCGGTCGGAGGTCGTTTGTTCGGCGAAGACGAATCGAAGGATGGCGAACCGGGTGGCGATCGATTCTACAGTGGGACCGCGGGCAACGTGAACGCTCCCGCCGATCCGGAAGGATCGGTCGCATCAGGTCCGGCCGTGGATCCGTTTTACGGGGTGAATGGCGGCACGAGCGACGGCAACTCGAACGTGGCCGGCGACCCTTTTGGCGACGCGAACATGGATGACTTCGTTACCGGACTTGAGAACGGCCGAGGCCGCGCTGCCAAAGACCGTCCGGAACCACCACCCGCACCGGCAACTCTGCCGACCGAGGAAGTCCGCTACAAGATCGATGACTCGGGACCGGTGCCAACGACGCGGCTCGCCAACCCGGTTCCCGATCAAGATGGCCGGACTGCGGGTCGCGGCGGAGAGGTGCCGCACGCTCGAGGTATGATTGTCGACCGCATCCCGCCTGTTACCGGTCAACCGGAACCGCCTGCTGAGAACGCCGAGGGCCTTGTCCAATTTCAGAAAGAGCGGCAGGCCGAGAACAAGAAGGTCCGGGAATTGGATTCGACGATGGCGCTCGGGATTGAATTGGAGCGCTTGGAGCGGGCAGTACCAGATGCCGGGCTGGTTGATGGCCGGAACGGGGCCTTGGCTGGCGGGAATGCGCCTGACGACTCGAAGCCCGTAAGTGGAAGCGGCAACATCAGCGGCTACTCAAAGTTGGTGGAGCAGGAGATGCTGCGTAGGCAGTTGTCGGTCGCGGAATCCGATCGGAAGCGCGACGACGCCCGCGATGCCTACTCGCGGGGCGAGTATGATGAGGCACGGGAACGATATCGCGAGAGCCTCGAGGTGCTCCCCGACGCGCCGCTGATGGAGGACCGAAAAGGATTCCTCAAGCAGTCGCTGGCGGATGCGGAGGTCGCGTCGGCAGAAGAGAGCCGGCGGATGGGGCGCTACGAGGAAGCCGAGCAGCTGCTCGACTCAGCTCTGAAGCGTGACCCTGGAAACGAGTATGCCAAACGTGCGAAGGAGGCCTTGCAAGATCCGATCCGCACGAATCCCGCCATGACGGGCAAGCACGACGAGCAGATTGAGGCGGTGCGCAGTTCGCTCGTCGAAGCCGAAGGCAAGATGGAGTTGGGAGACCTTGATGGCGCCCGAACGGACTACGAGGATGCTCTCAAGGTTGATCCCTACAATATGTCGGCGCGGCGCGGACTGGAGAAGGTCGGTGAGGCACAGTCGAGCTACTACCGGGCCGCTTACGACCAAACGCGGGCCGAGTTGCTTTCGCAGGTTGATGCTTCTTGGGAAATGACTGTGCCTCCGGTCGAAGGCGAGAAGCGGGAGGTGGCGCAGGCCGCCCAGTTGCAGAAGCTCAATGAGATCGTGATCCCCGAGGTTGACTTCAAGAATGTATCGGTCGCCGAAGCGCTCGATACGTTGAAAGCCAAGGCGCTTGAAGCGGATCCCAGCGGAGAGGGTATCAACCTGTTCCTGAAGACGCCGGACCGGCTCCCCGAAAACGACATGGAGCTTGGCGGGGGGAGCGAGGCGGACTCCAGGATTTCCGAGCTACGGTTGAGGAACGTGCCCTTGGGCGAAGCGCTCAACTATGTCGCGGAAGCTTCACGGATGAGGTGGTTCGCCGACGATCATTCGGTGGTCGTGAAGCCGGCTACCGAAGCCGGAGAGGATCTGCAGACGCGCACCTTCGAGGTCGCGCCGGACTTCATCGCGCGCCTGGCTACAGAGACCGAAAGCACGGCGGGCGTGATCGTCGACGATCCGTTCGCCGCGCCAACCGACTCGGCGGCTCTGCAAGGCAGGACCAGCGTTCGGGATCTTCTCGTTCGCAACGGTGTCCATCTGGGACCCGATTCTTCCGTTCAATACTTCCCGGAAAATTCAACGCTGTTGGTCCGGGGTACGGGAACGAGCCTCGAGCTCGTCGAAGAACTGACGAAACTTCACCCGGTGCCGGAGCCGGTGATCGAGCCACTTGATCTGATGGAAGAGGTTTCGGCGGCCGACGAGCCCTATTCGACCTTCTCCCTCCATGTCAGCGATTCATCCTTCAAAGTTGCCGCAGCGGCGATGGAACGGGGCGAGATCCCCGACAAGGAGGGCATCCGACCGGAAGAGTTCTACAACGCCTTCGACTACGGCGATCCGTCCCCGGCGAATGGCGAACCGGTGGCATGTGTGATCGAGCAGAGTGCCCACCCGGCATTTCCCCAGCGGAATCTGATGCGGGTGGCCGTGCGCACAGGGGCCGCGGGACGCGGCCAGTCGACGCCTCTCAATCTCACGCTGCTTCTCGACAACTCGGGGTCCATGGAACGGGACGACCGGGCCGCGGGTGTCGGCCAAGCAGTCGAACAACTCGCAAGCCTGCTCCAGCCGGGAGACAAGATCAGCGTCGCGGGATTCGCCCGTCAGCCGAGGCTTTTGGCGGACCGCCTGGACGGAAGCAACGCAGCCCAGCTCAACGGGTTGGTTGCCCAACTGCCGGCGGAAGGCGGAACCAATCTGGAGGATGCACTGACGCTCGGCTCCGAGCTCGCCACCCGCCAGTTCATCGACGGCGCCCAGAACCGGGTGGTCCTGTTCACCGACGGTGCCGCGAATCTCGGTGATGCCGATCCCGAGTCACTGAATCGGAAGGTCGAGGAACTCCGGAACAACGGCATCGCGTTCGATGCTGCCGGATTCGGGGCCGACGGACTCAACGACCGGCTCCTTGAACGGCTGACGCGCAACGGCAACGGCCGCTACTACGTGGTCGACACTCCCGAGGAAGCCGACGCGGGCTTTGCGAAGAAACTGGCAGGTGCGTTCCGGCCGGCCGCGGAGAACGTGAAGGTCCAGGTCGTTTTCAACCCGGACCGGATAAATCTCTACAAGCTGATCGGCTTCGAGGAACACCGGCTCAAGAAGGAGGACTTCCGCAACGACGCGGTGGATGCCGCCGAGATGGCTTCGGAAGAGGCGGGAGTCGCGCTCTATCAGTTCGAAGTGAAGCCGGAGGGGCGGGGGGAGGTCGGTGAAGTCCGTGTGCGCTTCCGTGATGCCGCGACCGGGCGAATGGTCGAGCGGAACTGGACCATTCCCTATGACCCGCAGGCACCTGCCTTCGACCGCGCGGCGCCTTCTCTCCAACTCGCCGGTCTGGCTGCCTTCACGGCCGAGCGCCTGCGCGATGCCCCGATGGCGGCTGCGGTTGACTTCCGCGAATTGGCACCGGTGGTGGGCAATGTCGCTGCGAAATACACGGGAGCCGAACCGGTCGAGAAGCTCAACCGGATGATCGGCCAGCTTCGATAA
- a CDS encoding sigma-70 family RNA polymerase sigma factor, translated as MNPEKPTLRGIFEAEEGPLLRFAYGILGRREVAEDIVQDAFVRLHEHWDEVANPRAWLFRTVRNLSLNHLRDHKRERVTDEPPEWDNTGGPEQQLARMEAMGAVRLLLAELPDEEQALIRLKYHEGLKYEQISTRTGLSVGNVGYKLHHLLKGLSMSLRRMGIEGSEG; from the coding sequence ATGAATCCCGAGAAACCGACACTCCGTGGGATTTTTGAGGCCGAGGAGGGCCCGCTGTTGCGGTTCGCCTACGGAATCCTCGGGCGGCGTGAGGTGGCCGAGGATATCGTCCAGGATGCCTTCGTCCGGCTGCATGAGCATTGGGACGAGGTCGCGAACCCGAGGGCGTGGCTTTTTCGCACGGTCCGGAACCTGTCACTCAACCACCTCCGCGACCACAAGCGGGAGCGGGTGACCGACGAGCCGCCGGAGTGGGACAACACCGGCGGCCCCGAACAACAGCTCGCGCGAATGGAGGCCATGGGGGCGGTCAGGCTGTTGCTAGCCGAACTGCCCGACGAGGAGCAGGCGTTGATCCGCCTGAAATACCATGAAGGCCTGAAATACGAGCAGATCAGCACCCGGACGGGCCTGTCGGTCGGCAATGTCGGCTACAAGCTGCACCACCTCCTGAAGGGGCTCTCCATGTCGCTGCGGCGTATGGGGATTGAGGGCTCGGAGGGATAG
- the tatC gene encoding twin-arginine translocase subunit TatC yields the protein MYLLKKVFQLRDKANPDMEKPFLDHLEDLRATITRIILTLIISMIACFSLQGYLMDILRKPVEDVWLTHSQSMMPDGMEAGDWEQAKDILERAALLSSEERELLFSYFDDATRERVEAARLMRASLGLPDDKRDEFLKASAAGNESLAKLIEQLAEAGADPDSIGERDLMRMSSLNPTETFMLSMKLAFFAGVIVSFPFLLFFILQFVLPGLHNNERKILWPSMAIGFGLFLLGVLFAYFVVLPRALVFFYEWGLGMGVDNEWRIGAYIGFATQFTLLFGLSFELPVVIMALVKLGLLTYEMMSRTRSYAVLTIVVLAAMITPTSDLLTLSLMAVPMYILYEICIFLAWLDRRKQRREEAEEEAERMSRLLEDDGGEEHDGVDDHDPHAHDPYDHDPYDHDDPHAHDHLEHDFEPEADAPEDGEEEDIGDDLDDEPLYEEEERRDMDPPDTTPDEERRREDD from the coding sequence ATGTATTTGCTCAAGAAGGTTTTCCAACTCAGGGACAAGGCCAATCCCGACATGGAGAAGCCCTTCCTCGACCACCTCGAGGATCTGCGGGCGACGATCACCCGCATCATCCTGACGCTCATCATCTCGATGATCGCCTGCTTCTCGCTGCAGGGCTACCTGATGGACATCCTGCGCAAGCCGGTCGAGGACGTCTGGCTCACCCATTCCCAGTCGATGATGCCCGACGGCATGGAGGCGGGCGACTGGGAGCAGGCAAAGGACATTCTCGAGCGCGCCGCCCTGCTCAGTTCGGAGGAGCGCGAGCTTCTCTTTTCCTATTTCGATGATGCCACCCGCGAGCGGGTCGAGGCGGCCCGCCTGATGCGCGCTTCGCTCGGGCTTCCCGACGACAAGCGCGACGAGTTTCTGAAAGCTTCGGCTGCGGGAAACGAGTCGCTGGCAAAGCTCATCGAGCAGCTCGCTGAAGCGGGAGCCGATCCGGATTCGATCGGTGAACGGGACCTGATGCGAATGTCGTCGCTGAATCCGACCGAGACCTTCATGCTCTCGATGAAGCTGGCCTTCTTCGCCGGGGTCATCGTTTCGTTCCCCTTCCTCCTGTTTTTCATCCTGCAGTTCGTTCTCCCCGGCCTTCACAACAACGAGCGCAAGATCCTTTGGCCATCCATGGCGATCGGATTCGGTCTGTTCCTGCTCGGCGTCCTGTTCGCTTACTTCGTGGTGCTGCCGCGGGCCTTGGTCTTCTTCTACGAATGGGGATTGGGCATGGGGGTCGACAACGAGTGGCGCATCGGTGCCTACATCGGTTTCGCAACCCAGTTCACCCTGCTCTTCGGCCTCTCGTTCGAACTGCCGGTGGTGATCATGGCGCTGGTGAAGCTGGGCTTGCTGACCTACGAGATGATGAGCCGCACCCGTTCCTACGCGGTGCTGACGATCGTTGTTCTGGCGGCGATGATCACACCGACTTCGGACCTGCTGACCCTCTCACTGATGGCGGTCCCGATGTACATCCTCTACGAAATCTGCATCTTCCTGGCCTGGCTCGACCGCCGGAAGCAGCGCCGCGAGGAGGCGGAAGAGGAAGCCGAGCGCATGAGCCGGCTGCTCGAGGACGACGGTGGTGAGGAGCATGACGGCGTGGATGACCACGACCCGCACGCTCACGATCCCTACGACCATGATCCCTACGATCACGATGACCCCCATGCCCATGACCACTTGGAGCATGACTTCGAGCCCGAGGCCGACGCCCCTGAGGACGGCGAGGAGGAGGATATCGGTGACGACCTCGACGACGAACCGCTCTATGAGGAAGAGGAGCGGCGCGACATGGACCCGCCTGACACGACGCCGGATGAAGAAAGGCGCCGGGAGGACGACTGA
- a CDS encoding YicC/YloC family endoribonuclease, with amino-acid sequence MHSMTGFGRGSASTDRCTATVEIAGVNRKQAEVVVQGLRDQVELENRIRKAVLARISRGRLQVSVVIERTDGDGSSVQADLALASQLDDVFKSLSQHLGRTVAPEPADFLRVPGLIRFDGQDIDPEASWEAVDPALEEALAQLMSMRKAEGADLVADLQQRLEQLESHRNAIGEIAPTRPAHFREVLLKRLSDAELDLDLDDERVLREIGLFADRCDITEELTRLDAHFGRFREYLSGGEPAGRPLDFLCQEIHREFNTIGSKASDAAIAQLVVAAKTELEKIREQVQNIE; translated from the coding sequence ATGCATTCCATGACCGGATTCGGCCGGGGATCGGCCTCCACCGACCGCTGCACTGCGACCGTCGAGATCGCGGGCGTCAACCGCAAGCAGGCGGAGGTGGTGGTCCAGGGCCTCCGGGATCAGGTGGAACTCGAAAACCGGATCCGGAAGGCCGTTCTAGCACGGATTTCGAGGGGCCGACTCCAAGTCTCGGTGGTGATCGAGCGCACCGACGGAGACGGATCGTCGGTTCAGGCGGACCTCGCGTTGGCATCCCAACTTGACGACGTTTTCAAAAGCCTGTCCCAACATCTCGGAAGGACGGTTGCACCGGAGCCGGCCGATTTCCTGCGAGTTCCCGGGCTGATCCGTTTCGATGGCCAGGATATCGATCCGGAGGCCTCGTGGGAGGCGGTCGATCCCGCCTTGGAGGAAGCGCTCGCCCAACTCATGTCGATGCGTAAGGCGGAGGGAGCCGATCTTGTTGCCGACCTCCAGCAGCGTCTCGAACAGCTGGAGTCACACCGGAATGCGATTGGCGAAATCGCACCCACCCGCCCCGCTCATTTCCGGGAAGTCCTCTTGAAACGGCTCTCGGATGCCGAGCTCGACCTTGATCTCGACGATGAACGGGTTCTGCGGGAGATCGGGTTGTTCGCGGACCGATGCGACATCACGGAAGAATTGACCCGTCTGGACGCCCACTTCGGCCGGTTTCGAGAGTATCTGTCGGGCGGCGAGCCGGCGGGCCGCCCGCTCGATTTCCTCTGTCAGGAGATTCACCGCGAATTCAACACCATCGGATCCAAGGCGTCCGATGCCGCGATTGCCCAGCTGGTGGTGGCGGCAAAGACCGAGCTCGAGAAGATTCGGGAACAGGTCCAGAACATCGAATAG
- the hemB gene encoding porphobilinogen synthase — protein MHIRPRRNRRSPAIRSLVRETHLSAADFIYPLFLHDSAEDMPIASMPGCTRWSIDGLVKEAGEALALGVPAVVLFPAIPESLKTPDAAESWNPEGLVPRAVRALKEAHPELCVITDVALDPYNSDGHDGLVERSPEGELIILNDKTVKVLCRQALCHAEAGADMVSPSDMMDGRVAMIRHTLDSESFEDVGILSYSAKYASGYYGPFRGALDSAPKEGDKKTYQMDPGNAREALREAALDEAEGADMLMVKPAGPYLDIIARIRESTVLPVAAYQVSGEYLMIESAAASGWVDGKAVALESLIGIKRAGADMILTYYAKRAAEWLR, from the coding sequence GTGCACATCCGTCCCCGCCGCAACCGCCGTTCACCCGCGATCCGATCACTGGTCCGGGAAACCCATCTTTCGGCTGCCGATTTCATCTACCCGCTGTTCCTTCACGATTCGGCAGAAGATATGCCGATCGCCTCGATGCCCGGCTGTACGCGCTGGTCGATCGACGGCTTGGTCAAGGAGGCGGGAGAGGCTCTCGCGCTCGGAGTGCCGGCCGTGGTGCTGTTTCCCGCGATTCCCGAATCGCTCAAGACGCCGGATGCCGCGGAGTCATGGAATCCCGAGGGTCTCGTGCCTCGGGCGGTGCGCGCCTTGAAGGAGGCTCATCCCGAACTGTGCGTGATCACGGATGTCGCGCTCGATCCTTACAACAGCGACGGCCACGATGGCTTGGTCGAACGCTCGCCCGAAGGTGAACTGATCATTCTCAACGACAAAACCGTGAAGGTGCTTTGTCGTCAGGCTCTCTGCCACGCCGAGGCGGGTGCCGACATGGTGTCACCGAGCGACATGATGGACGGCCGCGTCGCCATGATCCGGCACACGCTCGACTCCGAGAGCTTCGAAGACGTCGGTATCCTCAGCTACTCGGCAAAGTACGCTTCGGGCTACTACGGCCCATTCCGGGGTGCGCTCGACTCGGCGCCCAAGGAGGGCGACAAGAAGACCTACCAAATGGACCCGGGAAACGCCCGTGAGGCGCTCCGTGAGGCGGCTCTCGATGAGGCGGAAGGAGCCGATATGCTCATGGTCAAGCCCGCCGGACCGTATCTCGACATCATCGCGCGGATTCGCGAAAGTACGGTGCTTCCCGTTGCGGCTTACCAAGTGAGTGGGGAATACCTCATGATCGAGTCCGCGGCCGCATCAGGCTGGGTGGACGGAAAGGCCGTCGCACTCGAGAGCCTGATCGGTATCAAGCGGGCCGGAGCGGACATGATCCTCACCTACTACGCCAAGCGTGCGGCGGAGTGGCTCCGCTGA
- the cysS gene encoding cysteine--tRNA ligase translates to MRLYDTLTRESRDLRPLDGNTLRFYCCGPTVYGPAHIGNFRTFVLQDVFRRAIETGGLRTFHVRNVTDVDDKTIRDSQAAGIPLKDFTQGWLDRFHADCDGLNCLPPHVEPSAVEHIPQQIAMIEALVEKEHAYAADDGSVYFRIQSFPEYGKLSHLDTRELELGRTQDSRANSDEYEKDSLADFVLWKARRPEDGENYWQSPWGEGRPGWHLECSAMIREYLGNDFDLHSGGVDLVFPHHENEIAQSRCACGGQFAEHWFHVTHLLVDGGKMSKSVGNLYTLDDLAAKGFTPMEVRYVLIGAHYRKPLNFTLESLSGAREALQKLAKGAKSLADRAGGETQLTEVGFGPFQSAWEALNDDLNTPGALGGVFTGLKESSALEGIEAAKALAAMNRVLKALGIELPEEAAEAEVPEEIRALAEERWQARVAKDWARSDELRDRLASLGWAVKDGKEGYEIKPV, encoded by the coding sequence ATGCGGCTTTACGACACGCTCACGCGCGAATCCCGGGACCTGCGGCCATTGGACGGCAATACACTGCGGTTCTACTGCTGCGGTCCCACGGTTTACGGCCCTGCCCACATCGGCAACTTCCGGACCTTCGTGTTGCAGGATGTCTTCCGCCGGGCAATCGAAACCGGAGGTCTCCGGACTTTCCACGTCAGGAACGTGACCGATGTCGACGACAAGACCATCCGCGACTCCCAAGCGGCGGGGATCCCGCTGAAGGACTTCACCCAAGGCTGGCTCGATCGGTTTCATGCCGATTGCGACGGGCTCAATTGCCTGCCACCCCACGTCGAGCCCAGTGCGGTGGAGCACATCCCTCAGCAGATCGCGATGATCGAAGCTCTTGTCGAGAAGGAGCATGCCTATGCCGCCGACGATGGTTCCGTCTACTTTCGCATCCAATCGTTTCCGGAATACGGCAAGCTGAGCCATCTGGACACCCGTGAATTGGAACTCGGCCGGACGCAGGATTCACGGGCGAATTCCGACGAGTACGAGAAGGACAGTTTGGCCGATTTCGTCCTTTGGAAGGCCCGTCGTCCCGAGGACGGGGAGAACTATTGGCAGTCGCCGTGGGGAGAAGGTCGTCCCGGCTGGCATCTCGAATGCTCGGCCATGATCCGGGAGTATTTGGGGAACGACTTCGATCTCCATTCCGGGGGGGTGGATCTGGTGTTTCCCCACCACGAGAACGAGATCGCCCAGAGCCGCTGCGCCTGTGGTGGGCAGTTCGCGGAGCATTGGTTCCACGTGACCCACCTCCTTGTAGACGGCGGCAAGATGTCCAAATCGGTGGGCAATCTCTACACACTGGACGACCTTGCCGCGAAAGGCTTCACGCCGATGGAGGTCCGCTACGTGTTGATCGGCGCCCACTACCGCAAGCCGCTGAACTTCACGCTCGAGTCACTCTCCGGCGCTCGCGAGGCACTGCAAAAACTGGCGAAGGGAGCGAAGAGTCTCGCGGATCGGGCAGGCGGTGAGACGCAACTGACCGAGGTCGGATTCGGACCGTTCCAATCGGCATGGGAGGCACTCAACGACGACCTGAACACACCGGGTGCGCTCGGCGGGGTCTTCACCGGACTGAAGGAGTCGTCCGCGCTTGAAGGCATCGAGGCGGCGAAGGCGCTCGCAGCCATGAACCGGGTGTTGAAGGCCTTGGGAATCGAGCTTCCCGAAGAAGCCGCCGAGGCCGAGGTGCCCGAGGAGATTCGCGCGTTGGCCGAAGAGCGGTGGCAGGCCCGCGTGGCAAAGGACTGGGCGCGTTCCGACGAACTGCGTGACCGGCTTGCTTCGCTGGGCTGGGCCGTCAAGGATGGCAAGGAAGGTTACGAAATCAAACCGGTCTGA
- a CDS encoding prepilin-type N-terminal cleavage/methylation domain-containing protein codes for MKTCPKRATGGFTLMEMLVVVSIIVILAGLTFGGFNFVKAKQAREQAKVQIGLLQLALEEYKADNGAYPVNAVSNGKNGTSEVYDALYPQNADDKVYLSELNPDNDGQGWLAGQTGRSLKIYDPWGTEYFYRTNNPARPNRSFAANPDFDLWSAGPDGQTSAGSNGSYDPKHPDNLDDIRGW; via the coding sequence ATGAAAACCTGTCCGAAACGCGCTACCGGCGGCTTCACCCTGATGGAGATGCTGGTGGTAGTGAGCATCATCGTGATCCTGGCCGGCCTGACCTTCGGCGGTTTCAACTTCGTCAAAGCCAAGCAGGCGCGCGAGCAGGCCAAGGTCCAGATCGGGCTGCTTCAGCTCGCGCTGGAGGAATACAAGGCGGACAACGGAGCTTATCCGGTCAACGCGGTTAGCAATGGCAAGAACGGGACTTCCGAGGTCTACGACGCTCTCTATCCGCAGAATGCTGACGACAAGGTCTACCTGAGCGAGCTGAATCCGGACAACGACGGGCAAGGCTGGCTCGCCGGCCAAACCGGGCGCTCCCTGAAGATCTACGATCCATGGGGAACGGAATACTTCTATCGCACCAACAATCCCGCGCGTCCCAATCGGTCCTTCGCCGCGAATCCCGACTTCGATCTTTGGTCTGCCGGTCCAGATGGGCAAACCTCGGCAGGGTCCAACGGATCCTACGACCCGAAGCATCCGGACAATCTGGATGACATCCGCGGCTGGTAA